In the genome of Candidatus Electrothrix rattekaaiensis, the window ATCTTCCCGGCATGACTGAGAATCTCCCGTCCGTTGAGCTGAAGAACAGCATCCAGACGCTGTATCCAGTCCTTCATATACATGGGAACATGCTGTTGAGCCATAGTTTCGGCAAAGGCAAGGTATTGCTCCACCAGTAAACCGAGCAGTTTTATCTCATCTTCAGCAAGATAGTTCTTCGCAATACTGACATCGCTTTTGCGGACAGCCGTCTCTCCCTTTTTATCAAAGGACTGCATCCCCATCAGCCGGAGTTCCTAAGATACTCTTTCAGACATTGCGTTGCCCAGATACGAAATTGAGTTGCAAGGTGCGACTTCACCCTGTAACCGACTGAAATTATGGTATCGAGATTATAAAATTTCCTCTTCCTCTCAACCCTGCGACTGCCTTCCGTTTGAACCTGTAAGAATTC includes:
- the rhuM gene encoding RhuM family protein, with the translated sequence MGMQSFDKKGETAVRKSDVSIAKNYLAEDEIKLLGLLVEQYLAFAETMAQQHVPMYMKDWIQRLDAVLQLNGREILSHAGKISHQKAIEKSALEYAKYKEGLKQVQREESLRELEDDIERLKLNG